In Oncorhynchus gorbuscha isolate QuinsamMale2020 ecotype Even-year linkage group LG03, OgorEven_v1.0, whole genome shotgun sequence, the DNA window GCTCTGTGTCCACAGTTCCAGAAGGAGCGCTTTAAGATCGACATGCCGCATCGCTTCAAGAGCCACAACTACATGAGCCCTACCTTCTGTGACCACTGTGGCAGTATGCTGTGGGGAATGGTCAAGCAGGGCATCAAGTGTCAAGGTGGGTGTGAtgccccttctctctcattccctctgtctctttccaacTATCTTCAATACATGCAATCTGTTAGCTCTGGccctctatctctttccctctccgtcTTTCACAACCAGTGTCttactcttctctcctttctcctgccAGATTGTTCCATGAACATCCATCACAAGTGTCAGAAGAAAGTGGGCAATCTCTGTGGAATCAACCAGAAACTTCTGTCTGAGGCCCTCAaccaagttagccaggtgtgaaAGGCAGGGATATGCACTTGGTCATACCCACATTCACACATATGAATGTGTTTTTTAGAATCATTAATGCACATTCATAAACCTATTGTAATGGCATTTTTACCCCCTCAGAAATCCATAAGTAGGTCTGAATCCAACAAATCCGAGTCAACGGACGTTGGAATCTACCAGGACTTCAACAAAAGCCCAGGAGCGGACCCTAGTGGTGAGTAAGCTGTCACTGTTGCAGCTGAGAGCAAGGTATtctgcattataaactgggtggttcgggtcatgaatgctgattggctgacagccgtggtatatcagaccatatacaaCGGGTATGACAACATGTATTTTtattgctctaattacattggtaaccagtttatgatagcaataaggaacctcaggggtttgtggtatatgaccaatataccacggttaagggctgtatccaggcactccatgttgtgtcgtgcataagaacagcccttagctgtggtattttggccatataccacacccactCCTCATGCCGTATTGCTTAAGTATACCAggtatatgacaaaacatgtatttttactgttttaaTTACGTTCTTAAcacgtttataatagcaataagactcCTAGGGGTTTGTGATTACAacccttagtcgtggtatattggccatgtacaACCCCCCCCCTcaagccttattgcttaagtaaaCTACACCTTTTGGTTtttcttatccatattttgttgttgttgtgtctaTACATGTGTAAATGTATCTATTGAAATTATGCccctctttttgtgtgtgtgtgtgtgttcaacagAAGCCAATGAGAAGCTGTGGGAGGGTGGTAAGGTCCCTGCCCCCACCAACATCACCCCCACGATCCACCTCACCATCGATGACTTTGTGTTCCACAAGGTGCTGGGCAAGGGCAGCTTTGGCAAGGTAATGTAAGCCCCAGGCCAACCACTTTGGTACATTTACCCTCACATCACTGACACCCATGCAAACACACTCAATTGCCTTCCCACAAGTGTCACATGCTAATACTGCTTTGTCTAAAAGGTTCCAAGGCACTCTTCAACTGCTGCAAACTAACCTACTTTAGGTGTTTAGTTACTATATGTTATTATCTGTTGTCAGAGTGACATTAGCAACCCAGTGGCCTGCTCTGGTCTGATAGTTGTCCAACATGTGTTTTCTCTCTGGGAGTATGCAGCCTAACAGCATCACATCTCCCGTCTGGCGCTCCAGGTCCTGCTGGCTGAGCTGAAGGGGCGAGGGCAGTACTTTGCTGTGAAGGCCCTGAAGAAAGATGTGGTTCTGATGGATGATGATGTGGAGTGTACCATGGTGGAGAAGAGAGTCCTGGCCCTGGCCTGGGACAACCCCTTCCTCGCACACCTCTACTCCACCTTCCAGACCAGGGTGAGACCCCTCTCCAAAGCTTCGTCTTTTATTATGAGAACTATTTTCCCTCAGACTGATTTGTGTCACTATACTTATCTGTGTAAATGCTAGgattatgtgcgtgtgtgtgtttttccagGAACACCTGTTTTTCGTGATGGAGTACCTGAATGGAGGGGATCTGATGTTCCACATACAAGATAAGGGTCGCTTTGATCTCTACAGAGCCACGTGAGTGACAGACTGCAGTGTTATGTAGACTCTATCTCACCATCCACCAGCCACTAAGTAGTTATGTTACTTTAAAACTCATCCAAGAGGGTTTGATAACAGGTTAAGGACAGACTGTAGGCCTTTCATAATGATGATGCACTCAGAAGTAGTTGGGCCTCTACCATTGTTCTCCCCCAGGTTCTACTCAGCAGAAATCGTAATTGGACTGCAGTTCCTCCATTCCAAAGGAATTATTTACAGGTGAGCTCCATGAACTGCGATGGCCTGATCTTGTCGTGCACATGATTCACCCCTGTATTAATGATTAATATATGAACTTAATTCCCTTTAATCAGGGAGCGAATTGAACCCCTCTCCCCCCTGCCTTAACCCTTCCCTGCTACAGGGACCTGAAGCTGGACAATGTGATGCTGGACAGGGACGGCCACATCAAGATTGCTGACTTTGGGATGTGCAAGGAGAACATGTTTGGAGAGAATCGGGCCACCACTTTCTGTGGGACACCAGACTACATCGCACCAGAGGtttgtgtgactgtctgtgtctaTGCGGGATAAGGATTTGTAGGATTCTGTTGAAGGCAATTTACTCTCTGTCCTGCATTTGTTAGCCTGTGTTTTGATCCTGACTGTAGTTGACTCCTAACATAGTTGACTCTTaacatgtgtctctctgtctgtccatcctcAGATCCTGCTGGGACAGAAGTACACCTTCTCCGTGGACTGGTGGTCGTTTGGCGTGCTGGTGTATGAGATGCTGATTGGCCAGTCGCCATTCCAGGGTGATGACGAGGAAGAGCTCTTTGAGTCCATCAGGATGGACGTGCCTCACTACCCTGGCTGGCTCACCAAGGAGGCCAAGGACCTGCTGGAGAGGGTGAAGCTACTGCTCATTCTCTTCTCTCACTGACCCCCCGACCTCCTTTTCACAATGTTGTATGTCTGTGACAGTTGGTGGCAGATGGGGCTCCACTAGTAAACAATGTAATCTTGCATTCTCCCCTAACATTCATCCACACTaaccatgcacacacagacattcacacgtaaactcagaaaaaaaagaaacgtccctttttcaggaccctgtctttcaaagataatttgtaaaaatccacaaacgattatgttaggtcagagccaagtcacagtaAAACACAGCCATTTATCCAGCCAAAgacaggagtcacaaaaatcagaagtAGAGATCAAATGAaacactaacctttgatgatcttcatcagatgacactcataggacttcatgtaacacaatacatgtatgttttgtttgataaagttcatatttatattaaaaaatctcagtatacattggcgctttatgttcagtagttccaaaaacatccggtgattttgcagagagccacatcaatttacagaaatactcataataaatgttgatgaaaatacaagtgttatgcattgaactttagatacacttcttcttaatgcaacggctgtgtcagatttttaaaaagctttacggaaaaagcaaaccatgcaatctGAGGACTGCGTTCAGTCAccaaacaagccaaaaagatatccgccatattgtgcagtcaacagaagtcagaaataacattataaatattcacttacctttgatgatcttcatcagaatgcactcccatgaatcccagttccacaatagatgtttgttttgttcgataatgtccatcatttatgtccatagagctacttttgttagtgcattttgtaaacaaatccaagCTCACGAAGCAcgttcactaggagcagacgaaatgtcaaaaagttccgttacagtccgtagaaacatgtcaaacaatgtatagaatcaatctttgggatgtttttaacataaatcttcaataatgtttcaacagGAGAACTCCTTTGTCTTCAGATatgcaatggaactcaagctaactctcacgtgaatgagcttgtggcactctgccagaccactgactcaaagagcccttatgagcccctcctttacagtagaagcatcaacAAGGTTCTGAAGACTgtggacatctagtggaagccttaggaagtgcaacatgaccaatatctgtatcttcaatagggaatgagtttcaaaaacgaccaacctcagatttcccacttcctggttggatttttttctcaggtttttacctgccttatgagttctgttatactcacagacatcattcaaacagttttagaaacttcagaatgttttctatcaaatactaataatagtatgcatatattagcaactgggactgagtagcaggcagtttactctgggcaccttattcatccaagctactcaatactgcccccagccataagaagttaagacactaacagcttacatatggtaggcaattaaggtcacagttatgaaaactttgaagactaaagaggcctttctactgactctgaaaaacatacccagggtctctgctcatctgcgtgaatgtgccttaggcatgctgcaaggaggcatgaggactgcagatgtggccagggcaattaATTGCagtgtccgtactgtgagacgcgtAAGACAGCGCTATAGGGAGACAgagcggacagctgatcgtcctcgcattGGCAGGCCACGTGTAACAATAGCTGCAcatgatcggtacatccaaacatcacacctgcgggacaggtacaggatggcaacaacaactgcccgagttacaccagcaatgcacaatccctctatcagtgctcagactgtccgcaataggctgagagaggctggactgtgggcttgtaggcctgttgtaaggcaggtcctcaccagacatcaacggcaacaatgtcgcctatgggcacaaacccaccgtcgctggactagacaggactggcaaaatgtgctcttcactgacgtgtcgcggttttgtctcaccagggttgaTGATCGGATTtgagtttatcgtcgaaggaatgagcattacacccaGGCCTGTACTCGGGATCAATTTTGGAGGTGTaggatccgtcatggtctggggtggtgtgtcacagcatcatcggactgagcttgttgtcattgcaggcaatctcaatgctgtgcgttacagggaaaacatcctcctccctcatgtggtacccttcctgcaggctcatcctgacatgaccctccagcatgacaatgccatcagccacactgctcgttctgtgcgtgatttcctgcaggacaagaatgtcagtgttctgcaatggccagcgaagacccggatctcaatcccattgagcacgtctgcgACCTTttagatcggagggtgagggctaggaccattccccccagaaatgtccgggaacttgcaggtgtaaCTTATCACAGCAACAACTGGCAAATCTGAtgctgtccatgaggaggagatgcactgcagtacttaatgcagctggtggccacaccagatactgattgttactttgattttgaccccccccctttgttcagggacaccttattccatttctgttagtcacatgtctgtggaacttgttcagtttatgtctcagctgTTGAATctggttatgttcatacaaatatttacgcatgtcaagtttgctgaaaataacccagttgacagtgagaggatgtttctttttttgctgagtttagtcaCACCCAGACatacagagaaagacaggcatTGGAATGTCACAACGTTGCCCCTTGGGggaaaaaatgttatttttccatAAATATGCAAACAATGTTGCGATTACAGTATAACCCTCTCGACCCCTCCCATCTACACACTCACAAGCTCAAGctctgcacacatacacaccttaCATCTCAGATGGGATGCCTGTTTCTAAGCTCTTGTGCGTCTCTGTGCTCGATCCCCAGCTGTTTGAACGAGACCCTAGTAACAGACTAGGGGTGGTGGGGAACATCCAAGGACACTCCTTCTTCAAGACCCTCAATTGGCCTGCCCTGGAGAAGAGAGAGCTGGAACCCCCCTTCAAACCTAAAGTGGTACGATCTGGTTCTCTGGCTTTTATGTGGATAGTGAAACTCACACACTGATGCTTTTGATTGGTTTACACAATTGTGAATGACTTGTTTGGAGTTGTGGTGTGAATGTTTCTATTGGTCACTTGTTGAACTGACACCCCTTCTCTGCCGAGCACAGAAAGCGCCCAATGACTGCAGCAACTTTGACCGGGAGTTCCTGCGTGAGAAGCCCCGCCTCTCCCACGCAGACAAGAACCTGATTGACTCTATGGACCAGGCGGCCTTTGCAGGCTTCTCTTTCATCAACCCCAAGATGGAATGCATTATGGACAATTGAAGGCACAACATGATTCCTCCATCTATCCATTATAaacgaaggaaggaaggaaggaaggaaggaaggaaggaaggaaggaaggaaggaaggaaggaaggaaggaaggaaggaaggaaggaaggaaggaaggaaggaaggaaggaaggaaggaaggaaggaaggaagaccaGTATAGCATTTATCACTGTGGTGGGTCCAATCAATAGTGGTGTCTTTCTTTTCCTTGTGATCAAATATTGAATCAATATGAATCAGTCCATATACTGTACTTTATCCCCCAACAACACTTGCACCACCCCATAACTCAGATTGTTGTTTAATATTTTGCATGCTGGGAAGTCGGGGATCAAATGTGGCTCTATTATCCCACCCCTGTGTGCCCCACCTACTGTCTGTCACTCTTTCCTGTCCTGAACATTCACATAAtactttgtgtgtctgtgcgtgtcagCACTCGCTGTGCGTAAATGCATAAATGAATGTGTCTTTGTGAGTGACAGCATGAATGTCTAGTATTTCCCCCTAGCTGTAGCAGCTACTCTGATTTGGAGTCGCATGCTGGTGCCAGTTATGAATTGTCTATAATGAAAAAAAAAGTTTGTACTTTTTCAGGTACAAAATGAAAGGGTGCTGCATACAAAATCTTGTTGTATAATACCCAAGAAACAGGACCAGTAGAGAACGCACAGATGTATGCTGGCATGGATAGTCTCATTCCCCTCTCACCGTGTGGATCTAGCTGCCCATCCACACGGTATAAAACTAAGGGTTTGCAACCAGTACTGCAACTTCCCCACTTTCCTGAACCAACTGCAGCTACTCTGATTAAGACCTGAGTAAGTGTGAACCAGAGTGGAACATCTTTCTGAAGGGAATAAGTTTAATGGTACTACACGGTGTGTCGTTTTGAAGGATATGGGTGTGTTGGGGGGGTATTCCATTGGCAAAAGGATGGATAATTGGGTCTTGTGTTACTTGAAAGTATTGTCAGAGGCATCATGCCCATCGGGGGCACAAGGGCACGTGCCTCCTCACGTTACATTATTTACTAAATATCATTTTTAAGCCaatcattcaaatgtatttataaagcccttttttacatcagccgatgtcacgaagagctatacagaaacccagcctaaaacccccaaacagcaagcaatgcaggtgtagaagcacagtggctaggaagaactccatagaaaggcaggaacctaggaagaaacctaaagagcCCACATATTTTCATCATTATTTATAAAAAAAGATCTGTCAGCTATATGTTGCGGAGGGGCCACAGATTCTGGTACAGTAAGTGGCTCCTTCCAAGGTGCATCGCGGACCAAAGATATGCGTGCAGAGAGTATtgtcagtggaggaggagagtaatggagtgaaTCACAGTTGATTTTTACTGCCGGTTATCGGCAGGTCTCACAGGAGCTATGTATGAAACTAATTTTGATCACGCTATGTAGCCAATTGATTCATTCTTGATAAGTAAATAAAACACATGTTtggttgtttctctgtaatactagccacctagcaattttatgaagttgaCTTTAGCTACAGTGCCCtttgtaattattgggacagtgaagcgTGTTTTATTATGAATAGTTTCCTAATCTCCCAGCCTCATAAATAGATTCCCAGCCATTTCTGGCTATCAgtcaagttagagtagcttgtctaactatcttagctggcatgtcTGCTGGCAAGGTTGCTAGACTTTAGAAAATACAAAAATAGCTTTAATTCTTGGGTTATGAGACTATATACCAGTGTGGCAGTTTGTACTAAACTCTTAAAATATAAAAGTTCTTAAAGAATCAATGTGCATCATTAATTAAAATTACAATTAAACCGGTTAGGGGTATGGTTAAATAACTTATGCAgaaaaatataatatatttacATAGAATTAGGCATAACAATTAttgctctagattgcaggaaaaagctgtttcaggtgtttgaaaaatgctaaACTCTCCAACTTGTCAGAATTCTCAGAATTCCCACCATGCATCTTCATGTACTATATCACCCCTCTAAAAATAATGGGTGCATGAGGCCCCTGGTATtgtaacaataaaataataatatgctGGATATGAAATGAAAATGTTGATTGCCCTAAACAGACACTTTATAAATATTGTATGTACTTTTTTACTGTCTTCATATTTTACATCTGATtataaataaacacatttttatttatggTGATGTGTTTTCCATTACGTTTTGATTGCCTCTGTATTTGCAAAATGTGACACTTTCTCAAATGTGTTGTCACAACTTTGCTCCTCAAGAGACACATTCACAGCAAGATGATCTTTTGACCATCGCTGGgcttgatttaatttgatttattaggatcacCATTAGCTGATACCAATGGCTAGTCTTAAAGGGGTCTGACATATAACaaaaaaacacattacagaccAAATACAACTTACGAGCAAGATGGTGGTCAATGCAGATAAGTTGTTTTAGTAGCTGAAGGAATAGTTGGATTTCCTTACCCAAATATGACTATTTGGTCATTTCTACGGTCAAACACCGTATGAATATGGTTTCGTTTACGACAACACTAGATAGCTAGCTCAAAATCTAATTTGTCGAACGTACGTGGACACTTCCAgaaccaaaataaaataaatggaaaGATCGTCAGATGGACAATTAACCACAAAAGATGGTGTGATTTTGGGTACTCCTCTTCAGAATGTAACTGTGGGGGGAAATACTGCAATGGGTGATGAAAATGTGGTGAGCACGGACAACAATGCTCACAACTCGCGCCCCTCCAGTCCACAGCTCAGGCCGTTCGTTACCTTACGACCCCGGCACTCCAGTCAAGCCACAGGGGAAAAAGATGAGGCCAAGAGGTTTTGTTACTTCTTGAGATGCAAAACAATATTGTAATGCTTTTGACAGCAAAGATAGATGAAAAGGCAAATGGCTTGGAGGACATGGTGAGGGAGAATACGATGAAAATTGAGGCCATGAAAAAATCTGACTTTATCTTTCAAGAAGTGAAAACCCTCAAAAGTGACATGAAAATGTTAAGAATGTGGCTGATCTCGAGCAAAAGGTGAATGAGGCAGAGAGATATCAGAGCAGTTGGGTGAGGACATCAAATgcagagttgttgacatctgtggagctgtcaTTCCTGAATCAAAAGCCAAACTTCAGGAAAGTGTAGACATCGTTCATTGTTTGGGAAGAGTCAATGATCAAGATGAGACCAAGGACAACCATCATCCGGTTCACCAACAGATCTACACAGGATCTTCTCTGGAGGCGAGCGAAGAATTGGGAATTCCTCATCAAGCCAAAATTGAGGTTCACAGAGGATCTGACCTCAGCAGACAAAGTGACAAGAGAGAAACTGTGGATGATGGTGGCTGCAGCTCGAAAGGCACAGAAAACTGATTTTTTTTTGGTGCAAGAGTGATCATCTATGGGAAAGAAATGCAGCCAAATCAGAACATTTGAGAGAGCGACAGAATCTAACTCGGACAGAACTGTCAGACCAAAAAGCTGTCTAAGTGCCAGGTGAAAAGCAGCCTTCAATTATTAAAAAATGTACACAAACACTTGAATGAAAAAGGCTGACCTGAGAACTGGTAAACTAAACACTAACTCTAGGTGAATAACTGCTTATTGTAAAGTCTACACAATGTCTCCCCCTTGTGGGAGTAAGAATACTTTGGTAACTTTATGACCagtatttgtttgtttttgttggaGTGGTTAATAATGGGATGGAAATCCATTTGAGTTATGTATCCTTAGAAAAAGCCCATATTAGCATAACAAGGTTGTTGGTTGAAGTTTGTCTTTATCTCTTTGTTCAATTAATGTCAGGGGTGTTTGTAATTTACTCAAACGTAAGGCTATTTTCTTGTATTGCAAACGGTTTAAGGCAGACTTTTACTTTCTTCAAGAGACTCATGCTTGTTCTTCCACTCTATCTTTTAGGAAAAATCAATGGGTAACAATATCTGGTTATCATATGGCATATGGTTTACTATATggtttactacatgattgcatgtgttatttcatagtttcgatgtcttcactattcacTATATGAATAatacttcactattattctacaatgtaggaaatagtccaaataaagaaaaaccctcaaCTAAGTAGGTgcgtccaaacctttgactggtactgtacattttctcaacaggttatggtcaataatatcaaaggctgcacacaatcttatcaatttctttcaaccaatcatcagtcatttgtgtcagtgcagtacatgtcgagtgcccttctctataagcatgctgaaagtctgttgttcatttgtttacggagaagtacagtggcttgcaaaagcaTTTTCGCTGTTTTGTTGCCTTActacctggaattaaaatatattttttggggggggggggttgtgtcatttgatttaaacaacatgcctaccactttgaagatgcaaaataaaaaaattgtgaaacaaacaagaaataacacataaaaacagcgtgcataactattcaccccccaaagtcaatactttctagagccaccttttgcagcaattacagctgcaagtctcttggggtatgtctctataagcttggcacatctagccactgggatttttgcctattcttcaaggcaaaactgctccagctcctttaaGTTGGATGTgttttctgctggtgtacagaaatatttaagtcataccacagattctcaatagGAGTGAGgtatgggctttgactaggccattccaagacatttaaatgtttccccttaaagcactcgagtgttgctttagcagtatgcttagggtcattgtcctgctggaaggtgaacctccatcccagtctcaaatctctggaagactgaaacaggtttccctcaaggatTTCCCTGTATTTACCGCCATCCAAATGTGTTTTCTTatatttttctttaagcaatggcttttttctggccactcttccgtaaagcccagctctgtggaatgtactgcttaaagtggtcctatggacagatactccaatctctgctgtggagctttgcagctccttcagggttatctttggtctctttattGCCTTTTATTATTGCCCTCCTTGCCtgatccatgagttttggtgggcgggccttctcttggcaggtttgttgtggtgccatattctttccgttttttaataatggatttaatggtgctccgtgggaagttcaaagtttctgatatgttttttttaaacccaaccctgatctgtacttcacaactttgtccctgacctgtttggagagctccttggtcttcatggtgccgcttgcttagtggtgttgcagaatctggggtctttcagaacaggtgtatatatactgagatcatgtgacagatcatgtgacacttagattgcacacagatggactttatttaactaattgtgACTTCTGaaagtaattggttgcaccagatatcttggcaaaggagaaaatcccactaacagggatgtaaacaaatttgtacacaaaatttgagagaaaaaagctttttgtgcgtatggaaaatgtctgggatcttttatttcggcgcatgaaacatgggacctacactttacatgttattttCCAATTTGATTAATTTATCAAAACTCTGAATAGAATAGGAATGGAGTCATAGGTCttctcaggctggttataggcagACTATCACTCGACCTGTACCATAGCCCATAAATCCCATCTATTTTATTTAAAAAGGactgaagagagaaacagatgatttGGTTACATTTCAACATATTTATTAGTATAACCAAAGTACAGtaacaaattaaatcaaattgccTAGTACACACCAAATCAAAAGGCTATTGTACAGAAAAATATGGACAGTCACAAATCAAATTCAGAACCGCTGGACAGCAACATAATAAACTAATGCACTGATGATTGGGAATGAGATGAGAATGACTGCTAAGGCTTAATCGATTAATTAAATACTAAACAATCCATATTTTCTAATTAAAAGGCCTGATTAACGTGACATCAATAACGCAGCCACATCCCGAGTTCCTGGTGCCGAGACATTCAGAAACGTAAAGAATAGTTTAGAATTTAGTTTAAAAGCTCTGATGAAGTCCAAGAGAACAAACACTTTATGAGAAAATAGAAATCCACTTTgggtaaaacaaatcaaaataatttTCTTCTCAAAGATGTAGCCTATACTCGTGATAAGTTTAAGGAGAACAAAAAAGACTTAGCCTCCATTTGAACAACACtgccgaagcttctctattcggAATCTTCCCAATGAAGTGGCCTAGCTGTTGTTTAGCTACTTGAAGAGAACTCGGGCCTATCACTCGCAGCCCAGCTCTTCCAACGCATTGTGGAAAAGTGTGCATCGAATTCTACTAAATGAAGAACCAAAATTAGTATAACATCCTGACATTTAAACCATATTCGATTTTAGAATACTCAGATACTATGATACATTCTATTTTtgcatactgagaatgtgtcatGCGCGATTGTGTTGTTTCACAGCTATTAGTTGATTTCAGTAGCGCGTCCCCATCTAATAGATCAGCTTTTGTCAAAGCCGAAATAAGTATGACATCCGGGCATTTAAAGTTCAACGTATTTTGGGGGACAATCATTTCCTCTTCCGGGCTAGATGGTCATCATATTGTACAATTTTTGTCTCCCCTTTTCGTATGGCTAGATTAGAAGGAGTAGGCTGCAATTTCTTCAGCGGAGTAGGCTACTAATTTGTGTCATATTAAAAATGATGTTGGTTATGTCTCCAGTCATATAAAGTGTAATAGAATTGCATGAACTATGTTTATAAAAGGTCACATTTTCCCTGTGCAAAAACAGAACAAATGTCTCTGATTAGGCCTACCCTGTCATCACTATGCACTCGGGCATGCAGTGTTCAGAACTGTCTGTTTAGCTGACCCCCAGAATCACCTGCTAGGTTTCCTCCTCTGGCTTTGGGCTAAGCCCCCAATGTCATCAAATTTGAGTTGTATTATT includes these proteins:
- the LOC124031434 gene encoding protein kinase C delta type-like isoform X4 produces the protein MEPFLRIAFNAFDVGVLPPSTNDPFCAIKMKESLSTERGKTLVQKKPTMYPAWKSCFDAHIYEGRVLQVILMKTTEEPLAEATVGVSVLAERSFKSTVKMREVEDEPKTLNRRRAIKQPKVHFIKNHEFTATFFGQPTFCSVCREFVWGLNKQGYKCRQCNAAIHKKCIDKIIGRCTGTAENSRDTVFQKERFKIDMPHRFKSHNYMSPTFCDHCGSMLWGMVKQGIKCQDCSMNIHHKCQKKVGNLCGINQKLLSEALNQVSQKSISRSESNKSESTDVGIYQDFNKSPGADPSEANEKLWEGGKVPAPTNITPTIHLTIDDFVFHKVLGKGSFGKVLLAELKGRGQYFAVKALKKDVVLMDDDVECTMVEKRVLALAWDNPFLAHLYSTFQTREHLFFVMEYLNGGDLMFHIQDKGRFDLYRATFYSAEIVIGLQFLHSKGIIYRDLKLDNVMLDRDGHIKIADFGMCKENMFGENRATTFCGTPDYIAPEILLGQKYTFSVDWWSFGVLVYEMLIGQSPFQGDDEEELFESIRMDVPHYPGWLTKEAKDLLERLFERDPSNRLGVVGNIQGHSFFKTLNWPALEKRELEPPFKPKVKAPNDCSNFDREFLREKPRLSHADKNLIDSMDQAAFAGFSFINPKMECIMDN